The DNA sequence CATTGAAATGGGAACCATGGCAGACTTCCCTCCAAACCTTGAGGATGGAGAACTCTGGCTACCCTCTGATGTTTTCCATGAAATCGTTTCTGCAACCATCAAGCCCGAAAGAAGCAACTCCCACCAAGCTTTTGTCAAGAATGCTGCTCTCGATCACGTTGCAATTCAGCGCAAAAGTTCTTCTGCAAGATCTTTGTCAGAAGCTGTGTCTAAATTTCAGGTCTTGCATGTCTTCCTTTCTGCTCTGTTTTCTAATTCAGTTGTCCAGTTCGCCCTCAAACCGTATGATTAATTGGCTAcgcagaattttttatttttaattttgataatttcattCGAGCTATAATTCCAACGATTTGCGATGGTTTGCATCTGTTTCTTGCTTGGTGTTTTTATTTCCCTTATGGGTCAGAAGCCATAATTAATGATGCATGTGAAGTAACATTCATGTGAGCTGGACCTTCGTTTCTGATTTTTCCAGATAAAACACCAGGCTTCTGGCAGTTTCCATGGTTCTAAGCCAAATGGCAATGGTGCAGCTGCTCGTGCAGTACCTGCTTTTGACCATGGCGCCTCTTGCGTCGTCGGTGGCTATTCACTGTTTCCTGGACGTATTCTCCTCTATAATCCGATCCCACCGACTCAACCTCAGGTGGATAATTCATTGCAACTCATTTCCCAGTTGCCTATTTATAGGCATGGCGTGTAAAATCCGTCATGGGTGTGATCTCTgcactgaaaagaaaaaaacttacaCAGTTGTCTTACAATAGGGTTTTGAGAAAGCCGGGAAGCAAAAATCTCGACGAGGGTCGTCGCTTATCTGCAGAGAGGAAGTGAAGAGCTTTGCAGGAAAATCTGGGGGAACTGGTGTCTTTTTACCCCGTTCCACAGATGCTTCTGAGGAACTTGAACAGGCTATGAACACTGGCGTTTTCCTTAATCATCATCATGCCTATCTAACCAGTGGCAAAACGAACAAGAGTAAGTTTATAAATTCCTTAATCTGATCATCATGTATGAATGCATCAGCTCTTCGAGGAGTTGCAAACTTAGATTGCTCTGCAACTAGAACGACAGAAATATATATCCTTTATAAATGTAgagttattctattattaaaccGGTACATTGAACACACCATTTACATAACTTAAATGATAGAAACAAAGATCTTatagaaatgaaaaattattctattctcaagCTGGTACATAGAGCATACTATCCATGCGCATATAGATCTTATATAAATGAAGAATTATTATATTCTCAAGTTAGTATGTAGAGCACACAATTCACATCACTTAaatagtaagatttgatttataaaatttaaattttaacatttatcttcaaaattaaattatgtcatacAGAGACTTTACTATGTGTGCTCAATACTAATACACTGATTtaagaatagaatttttcataaatgaaTGTCGTTAGTTCTATTAGTGCGTTTACAAATTTATAAAGGCGTATATTTAATCTAAATACTTTGTTTCATTCGATATTACTAATGTTGTCATGTCCTTTTAGGTGGGAAGAAAGGGCAAGGCAATCGAAAGAAAAAGGTGGACGAAATAAAGGGAACTTTGGAAGAGCAAGAGGAGTCTCAAATTTCAAATGAGATTGGTTTGCCCCAAGAGTGGACATACTAGCTAATTatcttcaaattaaaaaaaaaaaattaaaaaagaagatcgACCCTTCTTGTTTCAGAAGAATGGATCCCCCATTTgcagcaaaataaaataaaagaatggaATAAATCGATATTACTATTTCTCAAGCCTTTTTAACTTCTaaatttattgttattgttgcAGATGATCAAGGCAGGCACGCATAAACTAATTCCTGCCCATTCACGCATGCATGCACGCCTCTAAAATGGCACTTGACAAGGCCCCTCCCAGCCTGCCCACAACCTACATATATTTAGTCGATTTTGATGAAAGGTGGTTGTGTTTTTTAGCAAGATATGAGGCTAATTTCCGATGGTTTTTCTTGAATGAAAAAATTGGTATTTTGGGTGGGATAGGCAACCGACTTGGGCTATCTTGGAGACATTTGGTTAAGACCAATCTTGGATAACATGTTCTAAAGTCTAAACCCAACAGTATAGATCTTTTAAGATTTTAGCTTTGTGGGATCtacaaaaattcataaaatctcatctcaaactttgttttaaaaaatattcaaatcttTCTCACTTCTCAGCATCTAAACATCTATTAATCTCAATTGGAAAATACTCGTATGCCTCCTAGGTTAATTCCGTGGGTTTGATGAATTTGTGTGTATgtctttttaaaatgtttaagaaatgttaaaaaatacataattaactAGGAGTCAAACTTAACGATAAGAACTGAACGACATAGTTGTATGAACCAATCTTAAGTAGATGCAGTTGGTTGGTGGGtcataaataaacaagaatgtTTTTGTACGGGAAAGGATTATACCCCAAGTACCTCTCCATAAAAAagttgagaaatactttttggaGTCGGTAGATGCAGTCGGTATGTAGTCggttgtaaaaaagtgaattaatacgggacctacatgaaaaaaaaattatttttataattttttttattcatgtaggtctccctgaatataaaaaaaaaaaaattataatttttttttatttattccgtatagccaactgcacgccgactgcatttgccgactgtacATAGCAAAGCCCAAAAAAGTTGATGCAAATACCCTTTTATCTAAAATGAAAGGATTaacaaaataaaggaaaaaaaccaTGGGCGAGtcacttttgtcttttttactaaaattatgttgctttttttagaatagtttttttaaaggaaaatgagaaaaattattatttttaatatttgaaaataatcatcaaaattgataaaaaaaaaaaaaagggttgcaAATAAagtattaatatgaaaaaattatgtattttttaaaaatccatTCTTCACTTGAAGTGGAAATTCGTTAGACCATATCAACTCTGGCCTAAAAAGTAAACCTTATCACCACAATAAATGCATGTTTGAAATTGCGGtggaaaatataacttataactttagaGCTTATATCTTTTAACTTAAATAACAAACTCTACTAAAAAGTCATTTACTGTTTTGTAATCATGtctttaaagtatttttaaaattagttatattaattttttttaaatatacggTTATCTGCAGGAGCTTTTTGATAAAAGCTTCAATTTAGTGCtttcttaaaaaatagatttttaacttttttaagtgattaaagcattttttattttttataaatttaccaaacatatcattttttctttaaaagaacttttaaacaattaaaagtattttttaaactttcaaattcAATCGTTCTAAGTTATGGTTTAAATAAATGCTACTACTTCCTTCCTCTAATTCCTCGTATTCGAATACGAAgagataatatagtattatgATCATGTCTAATGTCTATATTTCGATATAAAAGTTATTTTCAATTGTTCTGTgcactttatttaaaataagcaatatatataatttatataataaaattatttttttaaagattaatcttatttattttaaaagaaatacggAACACTTAGGACTCGTTTGGATTcagaaaatttttcatctcataccatctcattattataatttttttaaaatttttacataaaatataataaataatttaattttttcatattttaaaataataataatattaaaaaataatattttattaatattttattcaacaattttcaactttcacaaATCTAAAAGAGTCCTAAGATATGACTTTATctaacattaattaaaaaataataatgttatataaatattatacaattactttaaaaaataaatttattattaaaaaatttatttatttatttctataaatattgtatttaCTCAGTGGAACCGCTCAACTTTCGCAAAtatcaattttcctttttttaaaaaaaccagAGTAGTGTAAAATGTAAATGCCAAACAGAGATAAGAATAATCGTACGGCGAAGAGCGGACGACACTGGTGACTGGACCGACGTTGTCAAGTGGGGGGACCTGAATCGAGGAAAATAGTACACCCTGTCGAATGAAACACGTAACATCTAAGTATCTACCGAAGAAATGTCATAAAGTAACGCAGCAGAGctaaggaaagaagaagaagaagaaaaagaagaagaagatgggggTGGCTGTTGTAGGAATGGATTCTCTGAGCGAAAGAGCCGCTTTGATGAGAGAGTCGATGCAAAAGAGCCAGACCATCACCGATAAAGTTGTCTCCATCCTCGGCTCCTTTGATCACCGCCTCTCCGCCCTCGAGACCGCCATGCGTCCCACTCAGGTCCACTACTTCTCTCTCACCTCATCCTCATACTTAACGTTTGTTTTCATGGAAATTTACTCGAGGAAACGACccacaaaatattacaaacaaaAGAACTGCCCTTATATGCGGTTGGATCCAACccttttcacttcccttctacTTTGGAAAACCGGGTAAAGAATGCGCAAGACCCgtgattttgttttctttctccgTTTTTCTCGGTTATCAAACACAGATCACGATGTTACTCTTAGAGCTATTTTGTGAGTCTGTCTCCTAACTGTTCGgtttttggaaatattttgtgTTTACAGATTAGAACGCATTCTATTAGGAAAGCTCACGAGAATATCGACAAGACTTTGAAGGCTTCTGAGGTTTTACTGGCCCATTTCGACCTTTCTAGTCAGGTTGGTTTCTCATATTGTCTATATTTTACGTGCTTGTTTGCCTACTCTTCCTGTTATTTGTTCGATCATCCagaatgttttatttttcttgatccttTCCTCGCTCTAAATTTAGTTTGAGGGTTTGCTAACTTGAAGTTCGATTTCAGTTAGGCCGCGGTCTCCAATTTAAGAACAAATTGAtcgaaatgtttttttttttccttttaattttttgccCCAGTAGTGAGATCTCTCATAAAAAACTCCTGTTAAGGCTGTTCTAACTTCTAAGTGCGGTTGAAATGCCCACCCACCGAATTTTCCATTTTTAGGAAATCACCAATTTGAAAACGCCCCAATGGAGGCCTACTAACCGGCCCTTGTCACTCAGTGAGGTCCAATGGTTTGTTGGCTTAAAAGTGAGACTGTGAAGTTACCGGTAGTTGAGATTGATAGAGGGATTGACGGAGAAATGTCCACCTCCAAGCAACGTCTTTTTGATCTAGAAATATTGGATTTTTCGTGGAGAGAGTAAAGGAAAATTGGGGGATGATGAGATTCAGAGATTGGCAACTAGGGTTGGGTACAGTCAACATCACTTTGATGCTGCTACTAGAGTTTATCAGGTTTTCAGACTCTGTTGCCATGTAGGCTTGTCCTTTGGCAGTGTTCTATCTTATCTGGAAATTCTATTTTGATAATATGGGGCTGGTAATGAAATGGATTTATATTAAAGGTGCTAATTAGAGGTATATGCATAAATGTTTCCTTGTATTGTACTTTTTATGTTTATGGCTGTTGatataattatcatgtaaataAATAGGCAGAGAGGAAAATACTTAGAGGACCACATGAGGACTTGGAGGGTTATCTAAAAGCAATCGATCAACTAAGAGCCAACATTCAATTCTTTAGCAGCAAAAAAGGCTTTAAAAGTAATGATGAAGTGCTCAACAATGCAAACAGTCTACTTGCTAAGGCTATTGCAAAGCTAGAAGATGAGTTCAAGCAGCTACTATCATCTTACAggtttttattctcattttcattGATGCTTTTGCATGCGCACTTAAGTCTTCTGCGGGGgtattgtatattatttttctccTATAATCTGCTgatcaaaagaaaattatttttctccTATAACGAACTGATGTCTTGATGTCACTGTCAGATAATTTAACATTTCCAGTtctactcattaaaaaaaaaaaaaaaaaaaaaacatcattaaTTCTTCTCCCTGAAGgtgagttttttatttattttaatcagtagacaaaattttattgataataggGAGAGGCAATGTCCTTGACAGTGACATCTATGAtctgaattttaatttttaaattttaaaggaaACTCACTATTGATTGTTCCATTTTAATTTTGCAGCTAACATGAATCATCTTTAGGGCATCATCATTATCATTTCAAGGTTATTGAATGCATATGTGGAGTATGGTTTGTTAATAACATTTGTTGTTCTTTTATGGTGTCTGTTACTGGCTTTGCTTCTAtagataaaaatatgtatttgaaGGTCAGTAAGCAACAATTGAGTTGGAGTGCATATTATCTACTTCCCAAATTACGAATTGTTCATTCTGTTAATGACTTatcctccccctccccccaatCTTTTTGCACTTCCTTGGGTGTATTCTGAGTTTGTAATTGCCCAATCTGTGTATAAATGgtcataaaaaaattgtttttgattgaaaatatGTATTTGCTAACAATGATCTTGGCATAGGATACCTGTTTGTGTCATCAATAACTGATGCAGGTTATTTGGGCGTGCTTTAACCTCCAGTTATATTATTTACTTCTATTATTTTTGGGGTGGTTTTGGAAACTTCAGTAAACCTGTGGAGCCTGATCGTCTTTTCGACGGCCTACCAAACTCATTAAGACCATCTTCAGAATCTCCTGGGCATCAGCGTGACTCTAGTGACAGGAATCCTTCCGATAACCATTCTGAGCACCGGAGGAGTAACTTAGAAGATGCTGTATACACTCCTCCAACCCTTATACCTCCACGGATCCTGCCGCTGCTGCATGATTTGGCAAAGCAGATGGTTCAAGCTGGCCACCAACATAAGGTGCTCGAAGTTTATAGGTAAGAAGTTCCAGCTCTAGCCCACGGGTGTTATGCATCATTTTTCTTTGTGAAATTATCTCATCACACTGTCTTCATGTGAAGAGATATATCCAACTCTAGCCCACAGGTATTATGCATTCCATGTCTTTCTTTGTGCATTCATCTCGTCACACTGTCTTCGTGAGAAGAGATATAGCAATCCATTTTAATTCTTGATGCTTAGGTTGCGTAATTGCAGCCTTTTTACCCTTAAATAACCCACTCTGTGTTTTCACTATTATGTGACATGTGTTTAATATTCTTAAGCTgtaattcaaaattaattaatataaaccAAACACTCCCCTGTCAATAACTGGTGCGTGGTGCACCAGTAATGCATTGCAGAATTTACCACATAATCTTTCAGGAAAGGATAAAAAAGTTTTAGTGGGATTGAATTGGCAAGCTTCAAGGCATGTTAAGAAACCACATTATCCGTTTTACCTGTCTTTGGTATCTCCGCAAAGCTTCTTAAGTATTGACCTTCATGTTCAGAAACTagctaataaaataatatgaaatccaataaaggaaacataaaAAATTGCACCATATGTTGTTCCTTGGTCCTCCATTGACATTATTCTATTAATACATTTCAGTAAGTAATTATGTCATTAATTTTAAAGCTAGCCAACAAATTTTTGGGGTTACGATCTTCTTCCAATGCATTTGGATTATTTGTTGGAAAAGTTTGGATATATGATTAAAAATGGTATGCATATATGATTAAAAATAGTATGCATTGTCATTCTCTCATTGATCTGGTCAATTGTCATATGCATCTCAGGATACATACCTGTTTATGCAGACATTTacttatatacatgtatataaacAGCATAAatacataacatataattatgTGCATGTATATAACTTTTTGGAGTTTAAATATCAGATTTTTGACAAAGATTCCACAATTTTATTTGGCTTAGGGATACCCGTTCTTCAGTTTTGGAAGAAAGTCTTGAAAAATTGGGAGTTGAAAAGCTTAACAAAGATGATGTACAGAAGATGCAATGGGAAGTCTTAGAGGCCAAAATTGGGAACTGGATTCACTTCATGCGTATTGCTGTAAGTATTTGTCTGGAATTTGAGTCAATTTTGCACATCCCTTGTCCTGAATTTATGATAATGCTTGAACAGGTCAAACTGCTCTTTGCTGGAGAGAGGATAGTTTGTGAGCAAATATTTGAAGGCTTTGACTCTCTTACAGATCAGTGTTATTCTGTAGTTACTTCAAGTAGTGTTTCGGTACTACTTAGTTTTGGTGATGCAATTGCAAGAAGCAAGAGATCCCCAGAGAAGTTGTTTGTACTTTTGGACATGTATGAAATAATGCGGGAGCTTCAGTCTGAGGTATCATTAGTACTACCCTTTACCGAGCAAAAAAATGTTAGCACTAGTCATCCACAATGGCATGAACTAGGTTTTCATTTTGATTTAAGCGGCAGTCTGAAACTTTGAGGGATCTTCTTGGTCCTTTTTCCCCATTGTTAAAAAAGAAGTCGCCATATATCATTTGGTCACTAATGATGTACCCCCCTCCGCCTTTCCTTCCAATCTGTCGACGTTCTATACGATGGAAACATATTCAAAGGATCTGCTTATAATGTAGTGCTTATTGATTGTGTAAAATTAtgacaattataattatattttttattattaaattgatGATAGAAAATGGATGGTTTTTGAGGGGTAGGAGAAGAAGATTACTTTTTTGGGTAGCCACATTCTCAGCTTGATTTATTCTTTGGCGATGTATATGAATATTGCACAAATCTCTGTTTTAGGAGGTTCTTATGCTAATTAGCACTTACCCTTTCAACTAATTCATATCTCAATGGTGCTACCTTATTGAGTGAAGAACTAAATTTATTCACAGATTGAGATGAAATTCAAAGGTAAAGCTTGCAGTGAAACAAGAGAAGCCGCCTTTGGTTTGACAAAACGGCTTGCGCAGACAGCTCAGGAGACTTTCGGGGATTTTGAAGAAGCTGTTGAAAAGGATGCAACTAAAACTGCTGTATCGGATGGAACTGTCCATCCTTTGACAAGTTATGTAATCAACTATGTAAAGTTCTTGTTTGAGTAAGTTCAGCTAACCCTGGAGCAGAGTAAACTAGAGTTTCATAAATTGTATGTTTTAGTTGTTGATGATCGAGTTATTGAAAGATATGTGTGGTACAtgtgtacctgggctatgcctTTTCATAATAAAATTGTTCATGACCTATTATAAAAAAGATATTTGTCGTACATGATGTTAATTGCGATTTCTGTGGATGGAATGCAAGTAACAATtgtgttataaattatttttaactaaattgtTAAGGCTGAGTTTTATGATCTCATCATTGGCTTTCATGGCATTAGACCAAATCATGTAGCTCtgtttctcctctctctcttgtACTTGTATGTTGTACATTGATGACATGTCAACCTGGAGGAACTGAGTTTTTATCAATAGACCATCAAAGAATCCACACATATAGCATTGGCACATATTAATCAGATTTGATCTTAATACTGTAtgtcaaaagttatttaaatgtgTTGTCTTTCCGagatttgtttgttttcttagtATTTCTTTACTCTTTAGTTGCAGTTTACTCTTTTGGCTGATTTAACTCTACAGTTATCTCATGATTGACTTGAAGATTTTGCCCAACATTTTTACAGCTACCAGTCAACCTTGAAGCAGctttttcaagaatttgacaaCAAAGATGGAACACAGTTGGCATCTGTAACAATGAGAATAATGCAGGCTCTTCAAAACAATTTGGATGGAAAATCTAAGCAGTATAAAGATCCTGCTTTGACCCACTTGTTTCTCATGAATAATATTCACTATATGGTCCGATCTGTACGCAGGTATGTCATGTATATTCATCTTATCAGAGTTCTTTTATAGATTTTCAAGCCTTCCTTGTGTGTGCATGCTGGTTTTGTCGGCGTTTGTCTTCAGGTCAGAAGCCAAGGATTTGTTAGGGGATGATTGGGTGCAAAGACACAGGAGGATTGTGCAACAGCATGCAAATCTATACAAAAGGAATGCGTGGGCGAAGGTAGTGTTCTACACTATTGAACCAAACCACATCATCTGCAGTATTTACCAATATGTAGCTTTGGCTGACGTTGCTGGATTTGTTTTTAGAAACATAATTTTATCTGGATATAGGAACGGGGTTTTTTCTTGCTGACTGTTAGCGCTTTCTTTATTTGTAGATTCTTCAGTGCCTCTCCATTCCAGGCCTAGCCTCATCCGGGAGTGGAAGTTCGATGGGTGTTGATGGAGGAAATAGTAGTGGAGTTTCAAGAGCATTAGTCAAGGATAGGTCAATGAGAAGTTACATCCTTATGGAAGTTCCATTACAGTATTTTTGTCCATAATATTTGAACTAATAGGAAAACCGTGTTATGTTAACAGGGCCAAGATATTCAATACGCAATTTGAGGAACTTCATCAAAAGCAATCTCAGTGGACAGTACCTGACACCGAGTTGCGAGAATCTCTGAGACTTGCAGTTGCAGAAGTCTTGTTGCCTGCCTACAGATCTTTTGTAAAACGTCACGGGTGTGTTTTCTCACATCACGGTGAAATTTGCAGTCTTTTTGTAATTTAACATCCATGCAAGCAAATGTGGTTGTCTGTGCTGAGTCTTTCACGGTGTGTTTATCACAAAATCAAcaaggaaaaatctatttgtcatcctcacacttcacacaccacacttattttaatttttttttcattttttctataataaatatgtagtgtgtggatgataaataaaataatttaattagtttaataagaataaaataaaataaaaaataaaaaaaataaaaaataatattttaatatataaagtgtgtggtgtaggatgatgtATAGCATTTCTCAATCAACAATGAGATCgattttatagattttattaatgagGAAGTGACAGTGATACGCATGAATATTGTGATTCTTcacaataattaaaatattcatatttaaaatgttAGAAAAGCTTATTGTAAGAGCTACAGATAACCCAAGGTACTGATGCCAAAACTAAGTAAAATGCATTGATTCTTCCATTGGATCTCTAACATTGACATTGCATCATACCTTCTTGTTTACATGTGGTTTGTGATGTGTTACAGGCCTCTCGTCGAGAATGGAAGGAACCCTCAAAGGTACATCAAGTACTCGGCAGATGATCTTGAACGAATGTTGGGTGAATTTTTTGAgggaaagaacttgagtgaatCCAGGCGGTAGATTTGAACTCTTATCTCTCTGGATTTGATAATGCAAAGATGATATATGGCTGATCATTGACCTTCAGTATGGTGGGGGTATGCATCACTCTCCTTTTTCAGGGAGTCACTGATGTAGTTCTGAATAGCTTCCTTTAGTGGTGAGTTATGTGGTGGACATGAGGTGGTCACTTGTATTTCCTGGCCTAAATGATGTAGCTTCATGTGGTACGTTATGTCGTGGacattcttttattataaaatagatctgagGTCTCGCATCGAGTtatatcagtttgtaagtttgctaatgtaaaatttttcttcGGAGACGAACCATTCTCTTATAATAAATGCATTTCTTGTGTAAAATAATGTAACAGGGTAGCATGTACCTACAAGAAACACGGAACAAGCATATACGTGTTCAATAAaagagattcttttttttttaaagatgaaataAATCATCTTCCAAGatgaaaagaatattttattagctatttttttttcaatataacaTTTAGAGTAATGGTTGAGACAATTTTAAGATATGCAAGTTTTATagactttatttttaaaaaatagatctattattaaaaaaataattttttcacgtGAATTTtggatgtatatatatttttaaaatgaaacaaaatttaaacaacttaacaGTGTTAATATCATTTTCATTATTTAGCAAGCTAGTTTTAATGGATGATCAAtacagataaaacaaaagatttactcaaaatacagaaaaagaattttgaaaattattgattaatagtaaaatttgaaaatattttatggagCCTCTAAGTCGGACttaaatagttgtaaaattcaaaattatgataatttaatctaaattattgtatgtgaaataaatacataaataaataagaatcatACCAAAATTTTGACCAAAATcgaaattataattaattccaaaact is a window from the Carya illinoinensis cultivar Pawnee chromosome 14, C.illinoinensisPawnee_v1, whole genome shotgun sequence genome containing:
- the LOC122294031 gene encoding uncharacterized protein LOC122294031 isoform X2 yields the protein MGTMADFPPNLEDGELWLPSDVFHEIVSATIKPERSNSHQAFVKNAALDHVAIQRKSSSARSLSEAVSKFQIKHQASGSFHGSKPNGNGAAARAVPAFDHGASCVVGGYSLFPGRILLYNPIPPTQPQGFEKAGKQKSRRGSSLICREEVKSFAGKSGGTGVFLPRSTDASEELEQAMNTGVFLNHHHAYLTSGKTNKSGKKGQGNRKKKVDEIKGTLEEQEESQISNEIDDQGRHA
- the LOC122294612 gene encoding exocyst complex component EXO70A1-like, with translation MGVAVVGMDSLSERAALMRESMQKSQTITDKVVSILGSFDHRLSALETAMRPTQIRTHSIRKAHENIDKTLKASEVLLAHFDLSSQAERKILRGPHEDLEGYLKAIDQLRANIQFFSSKKGFKSNDEVLNNANSLLAKAIAKLEDEFKQLLSSYSKPVEPDRLFDGLPNSLRPSSESPGHQRDSSDRNPSDNHSEHRRSNLEDAVYTPPTLIPPRILPLLHDLAKQMVQAGHQHKVLEVYRDTRSSVLEESLEKLGVEKLNKDDVQKMQWEVLEAKIGNWIHFMRIAVKLLFAGERIVCEQIFEGFDSLTDQCYSVVTSSSVSVLLSFGDAIARSKRSPEKLFVLLDMYEIMRELQSEIEMKFKGKACSETREAAFGLTKRLAQTAQETFGDFEEAVEKDATKTAVSDGTVHPLTSYVINYVKFLFDYQSTLKQLFQEFDNKDGTQLASVTMRIMQALQNNLDGKSKQYKDPALTHLFLMNNIHYMVRSVRRSEAKDLLGDDWVQRHRRIVQQHANLYKRNAWAKILQCLSIPGLASSGSGSSMGVDGGNSSGVSRALVKDRAKIFNTQFEELHQKQSQWTVPDTELRESLRLAVAEVLLPAYRSFVKRHGPLVENGRNPQRYIKYSADDLERMLGEFFEGKNLSESRR
- the LOC122294031 gene encoding uncharacterized protein LOC122294031 isoform X1, with the protein product MGTMADFPPNLEDGELWLPSDVFHEIVSATIKPERSNSHQAFVKNAALDHVAIQRKSSSARSLSEAVSKFQIKHQASGSFHGSKPNGNGAAARAVPAFDHGASCVVGGYSLFPGRILLYNPIPPTQPQGFEKAGKQKSRRGSSLICREEVKSFAGKSGGTGVFLPRSTDASEELEQAMNTGVFLNHHHAYLTSGKTNKSGKKGQGNRKKKVDEIKGTLEEQEESQISNEIGLPQEWTY